DNA from Nitrososphaerota archaeon:
TAAACTTATATTAACAATTAAACAATATGATGTAGATGGAATAATTCATCTTGCAGCAATAATATTTGAAAGTGTATGTAGACAAAATTTAATTGAATGTTTTAGAACAAATGTTATAGGAACATTGAATGTTCTAGAAGCTGCTAGAAATCAAAATTTAAAAAAAGTAATTTATGCAAGTTCTAGAGCTGTTTTTGGAGAAAGAAAAGGATTAGAACCTATTAAAGAAGATGATCCAATTAATCCATCAGGTTTTTATGGTTATACTAAAGCAATATCTGAAACTTTAATGGAAGCTTATTATAAAATCTATAATATAAACTCTATTATAATAAGAACTGCATGGGTTTATGGAATAGGTCAAACTGAACTTTTTCATCCAATTACACGTTATCTTAGAGCAATAGCAAAAGGAGAAGAAATAAAAGAAGAATCTGGAGCAGATTTTTTTGCTAATTTTTCATACTCTAAGGACGTTGCTAATGGTATTTACTTACTTTACACTGCAAAGAAATTAAAGCATAGAGTATATCATATTGGAAGTGGTAAAAATTATACTATACGCGAAGTTGTAAATGCAATTAAAGAAGTTATACCTGAAGCAAAAATTTCAATAGGTCCAGGTTTAGGAGACTATATAAAAGAACATCCGCTTAGGGGTCCTTTAGATATAACACGTATAAAAGAAGAATTAAACTTTAAACCTTATGAATTAAAAGAAGCTATAAAAGAATATTATACTTTAATTAAAAAATTTGAATATACTTAATTAAAAATTTTCTTACTTTAGAAAATAAAAATAAAAACATTTTTATAATTTTTCTAATATTTTTTCTAACTTTTTTGAAAAATTTGTTTTAAGAAGCTTTAAAGGATTTGATAAATTTTTCTCTATTTTATAATCAAATGGTATATATCCTAAATATTTTACTTTATATTTTTTCGCTAATGTTACAACACTCTTTTCTTTTCCTTTTTTCATGTTTTCTATTATTCCCAATATTTTTACATTTGAAATTTTTAGCATTTCTATAACTTTTTTAAAAGTTTCTATAGCAAGCTTAGATGGAGTTGTTATAATTAGCACTTCACAATTTTTAACAAGTTTAATAATATCTAATACTTCATCACCAATTCCAGGAGGCATATCAATAAATAAATAATCAAGAGAATTCCATTTAACTATTGTAAATATTTCTATTATCGTATCTGTTATTTCTTTCCCTCTTAATGGTAATGGTTTTTCTTTAGAATAATACACAATAGACATGAATTTTATTCCATGTGCTATTGGAGGAATAACTCCTTTATTTTCAATTGGTTTTCCATTAAAAAAGCCAAGTATTGTATGACATGATGGATTTTGAATATCTAAATCTAATAATCCAACATTTTTCCCATTTTTAGAAAGGATTAAACTTGATATTGTTGCAATTAAAGATTTTCCAACTCCACCTTTTCCACTTAATACAACTATTATTCTATTTATTTTTTCTAAACGTTTATTTATAATTGATATTCTTGGATCATTATCATTTTCTCTACTCATATCATTTTCCTCATTAAAATCATTTTATTTTTTCAATCCATACATCTTTTCCCTTAATTATTTCAAAATCCATGCTATTACATTTTGGGCAATTAATAAATGAGTGAATTATTTCTGGAATAAAATGTATTGCCTCAATATTTTGCTCTTCAATCTTTCTTTTTGCTTCTTTATAACTCCATTCATATTCACAAACTCTGCACTTCAATATTGCTTCTTCAATACTTATATTAAAAATAGCCCCTTCTAAAAGAGTATTTTCAGATAAAGTTTTTAAAGCAAGAGAAAGTATTTCTATATCTATTTGTCTTAGCTCACCTATTTTAATTTCTACTTCTAATATTTTTCTAATATTCATTTCATTAGCTTTTTCTATTATATAAGATATAATAGATTCGGCTAAAGCCCATTCATGCATACTTATTCACTCTTTTTTATGCATTTAAGAAGATATTAAATAATAAATTTAATGTTTATAAAAGATATTTCTCATAAATATTGTTTCCATTTTTTAAATAAGTAAAATTAAAAATTATGGGAAAGCTTCGAGATTTTTTATTCTATTCCTATCTTTAAAAGCTTTTCACAATATTCTCTAGAACTACTATAAGCTTCTTTGAAAATTTTAAAAATTTCTTTGTATATTTTAACATTTTCCAATATTGGTTCATGCTCTTCTTCATCTTTTACTAATTCTTTTGTAGCTTCCTCCATACTCTTATATTCTCCTATTGCTATTCCTGCTAATATTGCTGCGCCTAAAGCTGATGCTTCTTCAACATTAGTTTTAACAACTTTTTTCTCAAAAATATCGCTTATAATTTGTCTCCATAGATATGATTTTGCTCCACCTCCACCTATTTTAATTAAATCTATTTTAGTATATTCTTCTAAAGCATCAGCTATCCATTTCATTGTAAAAGATACTCCTTCAATTATTGATCTTATAATATGTCCTTTTTTATGTCCAAGACTTAAACCAAATAGCATTCCTCTAACATAAGGGTCTCTTATTGGAAACCTTTCTCCAGACATAAAAGGTAAAAACATAAGGCCATTACATCCTGCTGGAATTTTTTCAGCTTGTTCATCTAAGATTTTATAAACATCTATTCCTAATTCTATAGCTTTTTCTTTCTCTTTTTCAGCAAAATTATCTTTATACCATTTTAAAATAATTCCACAATTGTTTACTGCTCCACCACATAACCAATGTTTTGAAGCAACATAGTAACAGAAAAACCTCATTTTTTCATTATCCCACATTGGATGTTTTGATACAATTCTAACAGCTCCACTTGAACCTAAATTTATTGCACAAATACCATTTTTTACAGCACCAAGTCCAACATTAGATAATGCACCATCAGATGCTCCTAGAGCTACAGGTATTCCTTCTTCTAAACCCAATTGTGTTGCAACATTAGCTGGAAGCTTCTCAAAAACTTTATCACCTTCAATTAAAATTGGAAGATTATCTTCTGTAATTCCAATAGTTTCTAAAATTTTTTCATCCCATTTTATAGAAGTGATATTAAGCAATTGAGAACCAGATGCAATAGAAGGATTTGTATAATGATTTCCAAATAGTCTAAAGATTACATAATCTTGTGCTGATAAAAATTTTTTACATTTAGAAAAAATATTTGGCAAATTTTCTTTAATCCAAAGTATTTTTGGAGCTACATAAACAAAAAGTGGTGGACAACCTGTTCTTTTATAAATTTCTTTTGCTCCTAAAATTTCTTCAAGTTTTTTTGCTTGTTCTCCAGCTCTAACATCAGCCCATGGAATAAGATTGGTTAAAGGCTTTCCATTTTTATCAAGACAACATAAGCCATGCATTTGTCCACAGAAACCAATTGCTTTTACATGCTTTTTCACATTTTTTTCAAGAGTATTTATTGCTTTTATTGTGGCATTGTAAAGTTCTTCTGGATTCTGCTCAGCCCAATTTGGTTTAGGATGATAAATATTTATTTCAATTTTTGATTGCCCAACTATTTTTCCTTCAGTATTAAATGCGAATGCTCTAATTGCAGTTGTTCCAATATCTATTCCAAGCAGAATATCTTTATTCAATTTTTTTACATCTCCAATATATTATTTTCATTCATTTTAAAATATTTTTTAAAGCTCAATGAAGTATTTAAATTGAATAAAAATATAGAAGTATTAAATTATGATAAATATTTAAAATTATATTGTAAATTTTTTTTATTTTAAATATGGACTATATTTATTTAGTATTTCTTTTAATTCATTTATTTCATTTTCTTTTAATGGTTTTAATGGAGGACGTGGTATACCACCTGCTAATCCAAGTATATCCAAAGAAGCTTTTATAACACTTATCCAACCATATTTCTTTCTAAATTCATAAATTGGTTTAATTATTTCTTCTATTTCATGAACTTTTTTCCAATCTTTATTAATTGCTGCTTCATAAAGTTCTAATGGTAATTTAGGTATAATACTAGCAATACCACATGTAAATCCTTTTATTCCAAGTTCAAAATAATAACGAATGGTATTCGTTCCATAATCAATTCCAGAAATCCACGCTACTTCTTTATCTATAATATGCATTAATGATGCAAGATTGTCTAAATTTTTCTCTTCATATTTAATAGATATAACATTTTCTAATTCTATTATTTTTCTAAAAGTTGAAAGATTGCATTGAAGTATACTTCCAGTAGCAAAAATTTGAATAGGAAGATCTATCGAATTAATAATTTTTTTATAATATTCATATATTCCATCTTCAGTTATTGGACCAATAGGCGGGAAAATAAGTAAAGTATCTACTCCTATATCTTGAGCATATTTACTTATTTCTAAAGCTGATTTTATACCTGGAGGAATACCTACAATTAAAAACATATTCCCTTTTTCTTCATTAGCAATTTCTAATAATTTTTTATGTTCATTAATAGATAAAGACCATATTTCTCCTGTTCCTCCACATATTGTTATAATTTTTATGTTATTATCTTTTAAGAAAGATATATTCCTCCTAAATCCTTCTTCATTAATTTTCATAAAATCATTTTTATCAAATGGGGTAGTAAGATATGCATGAACTCCTTCTAATCTTTTAATCATTTCCTTCATCATTATTTTAAAAAAATTAAGTGATTATTAAAAATTTACAGGAGGAATTAATTAAAATTATCTTTTTAATGCTCCTTTTACTAAACCTATTATTATATATTTCTGAAGAACCATATAAAGTATTACTGGAACTAATCCAGTAAAAACTGCTACTGCTGATAAACCAACAGGATCTACTATTTCTCCTCCCCATAGAAAGAAATTCATTTCAAGAGGTAATGTATAAAGTTCAGTACTACTTAATAATACTAATGCAAATAATAAATCATTCCAAGAAAGAGTAAATGCAAATACAAATGATGTTACAAGTCCAGGAGCTGATAATGGCAAAGTAATTCTTAAGAAGGACATAAATCTTGTGCATCCATCTATAAGTGCTGATTCTTCCAATTCTATAGGAATTTCACTAAAATAGCTTCTTAACATTAATGTTGAATATGGAAGCGTATATGCAAGGTGTACAAATATTAATCCTTGTAAAGTATTTAATAAACCAATTTGTTTTAAAATAACCATTAATGGTATTGCTAGCATAAATGTAGGGAATATATAAGCAAATAAAATGTAATATGTAACAATTTGTTTACCTTTATAATAAAATCTAGCTAAATTATATCCTGCTAACATTCCAATAGTAGTACTAACAATAGCAGTGATTATAGCAACAAGAAATAGTTAATAAAGGATCAACAATAGCAATTTTTGGAATGATATTTACACTTCCAATAAGCATTTTTCTTTTTCTTTCAGTATCAGTAATCACTGTAAATTTTGTAACTTCACTTCCTGTTCCAGCAGTTGTAGGAACAGCTATTAATGGAGCTTGTGGTTTAGGAATTTTTTCTAATCCTTCATAATCTCTTAAAGAACCGCCATTAGTAGCAAGTAAAGCTATTCCCTTAGCAGTATCTAATATGCTCCCGCCACCAATTGCAATTATTAATTCACAATTTTTTTCTTCATATATTTTTAATCCATTATATACAAAATCCATTTCAGGTTCTTTAGGAATTTCATTAAAAATTTCTATGTTTATATTCATTTTTTTAATAGATTCTATTATTTCTTTTACATAATTTGTTTCGATAACTTTTTTTCCAGTAACTAATAAAATATTTTTTGAATTCATTTCCTTAATTACTTCGATTATTTTTTTATAGCATCCTATTCCATATATGATTCTTTGTGGAATTCTAAATTCAAAATTCTTTATAGGCAACATTTTAAGAAAAATATTGAAGAAAAATCTTATAAGTTTTTAATATAAGGATTTTGATAATTAATTAAAAAATACTTATATTTTAATCGAGATAAATTATTTGAAAAATGATAAAGAAAAAGTTAGGGTCTACAAATTTAGAAGTTTCAATCATAGGATTCGGTGGAATACCTATATCATATTTATCATTAAATGAAGCTATAGAAGTCGTTAAATATGCATTTAATAAAGGAATAAATTTTTTCGACACTGCAAGAGCATATGGGGATAGTGAAGAAAAAATAGGAATAGCATTAAAAGATGTTAGAGAAAAATGTATTATAGCTACAAAAACTCATCATAAAACAAAAGAAGAAGCTGCAAAGAAAGGATTAGAAATAAGTTTATCAAAATTAAAAACGGATAGAATAGATTTAGTTCAATTGCATGGAATAGATGATGAAAATACTCTTAAAAAAGCTATTTCTAAAAATGGTTCTTTAGCAGCTTTAAAAGAAGCTAAAAGGAAAGGAATAATAGATTTTATAGGAATATCAAGTCATAATCCAGAAATACTTTGCAAAGCATTAAAAACAAACGAATTTGATACGGTAATGGTTCCATTTAATTTAATTAATAGAGACGCTAAGAGAATATTCCCTTTAATAAAAGAAATGAATATAGGATTAATTGTAATGAAGCCTTTTGGAGGGCCTTTAAATGAAAGAAGTTTAGAAATGAGAAAGATATTAAACGGTGATTTATATTCCTCTGCTAAAAAAGCATTATCATTTATTTTAAAATATGAAGAAGTTTCTACAATCATTCCCGGATTTTCATCTAAAGAAGAAGTAGATGCAGCTATAAAAACGGTTTATTTTTAAATCTAGAATAAAAAATTAATTATTAAACTAATGGAAAATGACATGCTACAAGTCTATCATTAGAATCTAACGGATTTAAAATTGGTTCTAGTTTAAGACATTTCTCTTTTGTATAAGGACAACGATTATAAAATCTGCATCCCTTAAAACCTATTGGAATATAAGCTTCACCCCTTACTATTTTTTTAATTTTTCTTAAGTCAGGATCGGTACTTGGTAAAGAAGATAAAAGCATATAAGTATATGGATGGGCTGGATTATCTAAAATTTTATTAGTTGAGCCTACTTCAAATATTTTCCCTAAATACATTACAGCAACTCTATCACACATAAAATCTACGATGCTAAGATTGTGCGTTATAAATAAATATGTTAATTTAAAATCCATCTTTAATTTTTTAAATAAGTTTAATATTTGAGCCTGAATGGATAAATCAAGAGCTGAGGTAGGTTCATCTAAAATAATGAATTCAGGTTTTACAGATAATGCTCTTGCAATAGCTACTCTTTGCTTTTGCCCATCACTTAATTCATGAGGGTATCTATTAATGTGTTCAGGTTTTAATCCAACCATTTCTAATAGATTTAATACATAATTAACTACTTCATTCCTATCACAAAGTTTATAAAACTCTATTCCTTCGCTAATTATTTCACCTATTCTCATTCTTGGATTAAGAGAAGCTGTAGGATTTTGAAAAACAATTTGCATTTTCCTCCTAAAGCTTGACATATTTTTTAATTGTGTTATATCCACCCCATTATAAAGTATTTTTCCAGAGTCTGGCTCAATTAATCTGAGTATACATCTTCCTAAAGTAGTCTTTCCACTACCACTTTCTCCTACAAGACCAAGAGTTTCGCCACTTTTAATATCTAAACTTACACCATCTACAGCTTTAACACTTTTCTTTTTAAAAATACCAGTCCTTACATAAAAGTATTTCTTTAAATTGATGATTTTTAAAAGAGAACTATTATTAATCATTTCATATTTATTAAGTGACATGCAACTAAATGCCCCTCTTCAATTTCTAATAATTCAGGATTGTTTTCAATACATTTATCCATTGCATATTCACACCTATTACTAAATCTACATCCTTTAGGAGGATTTATTAAACTAGGTACTATTCCTGGAATTGTTGCAAGCCAATCAACATTACGTTTAGGCAATGCTTTAAGTAAACCAATCGTATATGGATGCTTAGGGTTTTTAAAAATTTGTTTTATAGAGCCTTTCTCAACTATTTTTCCTGCATACATTACAGCAACTCTATCACACATTTCAGCTATTACTCCAAAATCATGACTTATTAATAATATTGAAATATTAAATTCTCTTTGTAACTCTTTCATTAATTCAAGTATTTGAGCTTGAATTGTAACATCAACAGCAGTTGTAGGCTCATCTGCAATTACAAGTTTAGGTTTACAAGCTAGAGCCATGGCTATTACAACTCTTTGCTTCATTCCTCCACTAAGCTCATGAGGATATTTTCTTAAAGTTTTCTCAGGTTCTGGCATTCCAACAATTTCAAGTAATTTAGCAGCCTCCTTATAAGCGTCTTTTTTAGACATATTTTTATGAAACATTAAAACTTCAGCTATTTGAAAACCAACATTCATTAATGGATTTAATGAAGTATTAGGATTTTGGAAAATCATTGATATTTTATTTCCTCTTATTTGATTCATTTCTTCTTCATTTTTAGATAGTAAATCTTCATTGAGAAACATTATTTTCCCACTAACTTTACTATTTTTAGGAAGGAGTTTCATTATAGCTAAACCAGTAGTTGATTTTCCACATCCGCTTTCTCCTACAAGACCAAGAGTTTCCCCTTCATTAATTTCTAAATCTATCCCATCAACTGCTTTTACTTCCCCTTCATCAGTCTCAAAGTAAACTTTTAAATTTGATATTTTAAGTAATTCTAGCATTAAGTTAACCTCCTTAATCTTGGATCAAGAGCTTCTCTTAAACCATCTCCGAGTAAATTTAATCCGATTACTGCTAAAAATATAGCCATTCCAGGAAAAACAGAAACCCAAGGAGCTGTTCTTAAATAATGTCTTCCAGTACTTACCATTGCACCCCATTCAGGAGTAGGTGGTTGAGCACCAAGCCCAAGAAAGCTAAGAGCTGAAGCTACTAATATAGCATCTGCAATTTGTAAAGTTGATAAAACTATTATTGGTGGTAAAACATTAGGTAGAATGTGCTTAAAAATTATTCTAAAACTATTTAATCCTAAAGCTTTTGCACCTTCAATAAATTCAAGTTCTCTAATATAAAGCACAGAACCTCTCACAAGCCTTGCATATATTGGTATAGAAAATATGCCTACAGCAAGTATAGCATTTTCTAATCCTCTACCTATTATTGAAACTATGAAAAGTGCTAATAAGAAATCTGGAAGAGCAAATAAAATATCTACTATTCTCATTATTAAATTGTCTTTCCAACCACCATAATATCCAGAAATTAATCCTAATGGAACTCCAAAAAGTAAACCAATAGATATAACTAATAATCCTACAGTAAGAGATATACGTGAGCCATAAACTACTCTACTAAAAATATCTCTACCAAGATGATCAGTACCCATAGGATGTTCCAAAGATGGGGGGAGTAAAGCTTTTCCAAGCAATTGTTCATTAGGATCATAAGGAGCAATTATTGGAGCAAATAAAGCAATAAGTGATAAGAAAATAACTATAGATAAACCTATTTTAGAGCTCCTTTTTCTTTTTAAAACATTCCAAAGATCTCTTAATGAAAAGAAATAATCTGTTAATTTTGTAGAGAGTTTTGTTATTTTAAACATTTTTACTCACTAATTACTCATATCTAATCCTTGGATCTATGATCCCGTAAATTAAATCAATAAATAAATTAATTGATACAAATAATATTGAGTAAATTAATACTATTCCTTGGACTAGTGGATAATCTCTTGAAATTATAGCATCTACTAAAAGCCTACCGATACCTGGCCAAGCAAAAACTGTTTCTGTTACTATAGCTCCACCTAATAAATAACCAAATTGCATTCCAATTATTGTTATTAATTGAATAAGAACATTTCTAATACAATGTCTAAAAATTATTATATTCATTTTAAGTCCTTTTGCTTTAGCTGTTCTAATATATTCTTGTTCTAATACTTCAATCATACTAGATCTTGTTATTCTAGCAAAAACTCCTGCAGATGGAGCTGCTATAGTTATCGAAGGAAGTATTATATGAGATAATCCTTCAATTGTCCATAATGGTCCACCTCTTTCACCTACTGGTAAAATTCCTAAACTTAAAGAGAAAATATAAATTAATATTAAACCCATCCAAAAAACTGGAATTGAAACTCCAGAAAGTGCAAAAATTGAGAGTAATGTGTCTGATAATTCTCCCCTTTTAATAGCTGCAATTATTCCTATTGGAATACCTATAATTATTGCAAGCAATAAACCCATAATGGTTAATTCTATTGTATTTGGTAAACGTGAAAATATTTCAAAAGCAACAGGTCTATTCGTTCTTATTGAAATACCTAAATCTCCTTTAAGGATATTTGAAATCCATTTAATAAATTGAATATGAATAGGCTCTTTTAAACCAAGTTGAATACGTATTCTTTCAACATCTTCTTCACTAGCCATAATTCCAGCTATAGTTCTAGCTGGATCTCCTGGAATAAGCCTAATCATTATAAATACTAAAAAACTAACAGTTAAAATAACTGGAAAAAAATAAAAAAGGCGTTTAATGAAGTATCTTAAAACCATGTTTTTTTAGCCACCCTTTGGTGAAGTAAAGTAAGATTTATAGAAATCTATTTCGCCTTCTGATGGAGTTAAAATTACGCCTCCTACTATTTTCTTTGTAGCTACCATAGTATATTTACTATAGAAATGAATCCATGCTACATCATCAACTATTAATTTTTGTGCTTCTGCTGCCAATTTCTTCCTTTCTTCGAAAGATGGAGTTTGAGATACTTTTATAATAAGCTCATCTACTTTACTATTATTGTATAAGCCACAATTTGCCCAACCAGTTGAATAGAATAGGAATGGGAAATAATGGTCTGGATCGCCAGCGCCAGCTGCCCACCAAATATACCCTGCATCAAATTGATGAGTTACAAGCATATCAACCCATGTTCCATATTCGAAAATTTGAATTTTCATATCTATTCCTATTTTTCTAAGATAGCTCTGCACAGCTGTTACAAGATCTTCAGCTTCTTTACCCTCTTGGGTTATACATACAAATGAGAATTTTTTACCATCTTTTTCTAGTATACCATCTGGACCTGGTTTCCATCCAGCTTCTTCTAAAAGAGCTTTAGCTTTTTCAGGATTATATTCGAATTTATTAACATCTTCTGTATATGCCCAGGATGCTAATGGTAATGGTGAATATATCCTTACACCTATACCTTTAAATAGAGTATTAACTATTTCATCTTTATCTATCGCATAATTTAATGCTTGTCTAACACGTTTATCCATGAAGAATTCACTTTTACAATTAAATACAATACCAAATGTTGTATAACCTGGCATTTTGTAAACTTTTATATTAGGATCTTTTTCTAATATTTCAAGAGATTCTTTAGGTATAGAAAGTATTACATCCACTTGACCTGCTTGTAAAGCTGCTACTTGAGCTGCACTTTCAGGCATCGGTTTAAATATTAAAGTATCTATCATGGGTGCTCCTCCCCAATAATCCGGATTTTTTACAAGAACTACTCTTTCTCCAGGAATCCATTCTTTAAACATAAAAGGCCCTGTTCCAACAGGATGGTTTGAAAAATCATCTCCATATTTTTTAACTGCTGTTGGGCTTACTATCATTGCTCCTTGATTTCTTATTATTCTATCCAAGAAAGATGCTAATGGATTTTTTAAATGAAAAACTACTGTGTATTCATCAATAACTTCTACACTTTCTACATTATCTCTAAAATCTTGCGATAATGGAGATTTACTTTGAGGGTCTAAAACTCTATCTATAGTAAATTTTACTGCTTCTGCATTAAATGGAGTCCCGTCATGAAACTTCACACCTTTTCTTAATTTAAAAGTCCATGTTTTAGCATCTTCTGAAGCTTCCCAAGAAATCGCTAACCCAGGTTCATATTGTTTTGTTTCATGATTATATCTTACTAGAAAATCAAATATTTGATAAGCAATAGTAGCTGTTGGAACATCTGTTATAAGCATTGGATCCATTCTAAGAACATCTGCTATATTAGCTATGACTAATTCTCCACCATATTTTCCTGTTATTTCCGTTTTAGTAGGAGCTGTAGTAATTAAAGTTGTTTCTACTGGTTTTTGTGGAGGCGCTTGGAAAAAGTATAGCCATGCAAAAGCTATTATGAGAACTATAGCAATAATTATGGCAATAGCTAATAGTTTAAATTTTTGAGGGAAGGTATTCACCCCCTTTTTCTTTTTTTTTTACTCTTTTTTATTTTCAAAAATTTTTTAATTAAAAGTATTTAAAATTTTCGGTCTTGATTTATTAATATTTTAATTAAAAAAGAATAAAAGCTTAAATAAATTCTTGTTTTTAAAAAGTATAAAGTGATTAAGAATGAAGGAAATTTTTTCTCCTGTAAAAACATTTTCAATGGTTGTAAGAGGAAAAAATGGAGCATTTGGAGTAGCTGTTGCAACAGCTGCACCTGCTGTTGGAGCACTTTGCCCATTTGCTGAAGCAAATGTAGGAGCAATAGCAACACAATCATTTGTAAATGTAAATTTAGGAAGAAAAGGAATACAATTAATGAAGCAAGGATTACA
Protein-coding regions in this window:
- a CDS encoding NAD(P)-dependent oxidoreductase, producing MSILITGGTGTIGVDTVLKFAKEGFNVIIYSRKRRDLKIFEEIKDRIVMVEGDINDLSKLILTIKQYDVDGIIHLAAIIFESVCRQNLIECFRTNVIGTLNVLEAARNQNLKKVIYASSRAVFGERKGLEPIKEDDPINPSGFYGYTKAISETLMEAYYKIYNINSIIIRTAWVYGIGQTELFHPITRYLRAIAKGEEIKEESGADFFANFSYSKDVANGIYLLYTAKKLKHRVYHIGSGKNYTIREVVNAIKEVIPEAKISIGPGLGDYIKEHPLRGPLDITRIKEELNFKPYELKEAIKEYYTLIKKFEYT
- a CDS encoding Mrp/NBP35 family ATP-binding protein; the protein is MSRENDNDPRISIINKRLEKINRIIVVLSGKGGVGKSLIATISSLILSKNGKNVGLLDLDIQNPSCHTILGFFNGKPIENKGVIPPIAHGIKFMSIVYYSKEKPLPLRGKEITDTIIEIFTIVKWNSLDYLFIDMPPGIGDEVLDIIKLVKNCEVLIITTPSKLAIETFKKVIEMLKISNVKILGIIENMKKGKEKSVVTLAKKYKVKYLGYIPFDYKIEKNLSNPLKLLKTNFSKKLEKILEKL
- the hypA gene encoding hydrogenase nickel incorporation protein HypA, which produces MHEWALAESIISYIIEKANEMNIRKILEVEIKIGELRQIDIEILSLALKTLSENTLLEGAIFNISIEEAILKCRVCEYEWSYKEAKRKIEEQNIEAIHFIPEIIHSFINCPKCNSMDFEIIKGKDVWIEKIK
- the xylB gene encoding xylulokinase, translating into MNKDILLGIDIGTTAIRAFAFNTEGKIVGQSKIEINIYHPKPNWAEQNPEELYNATIKAINTLEKNVKKHVKAIGFCGQMHGLCCLDKNGKPLTNLIPWADVRAGEQAKKLEEILGAKEIYKRTGCPPLFVYVAPKILWIKENLPNIFSKCKKFLSAQDYVIFRLFGNHYTNPSIASGSQLLNITSIKWDEKILETIGITEDNLPILIEGDKVFEKLPANVATQLGLEEGIPVALGASDGALSNVGLGAVKNGICAINLGSSGAVRIVSKHPMWDNEKMRFFCYYVASKHWLCGGAVNNCGIILKWYKDNFAEKEKEKAIELGIDVYKILDEQAEKIPAGCNGLMFLPFMSGERFPIRDPYVRGMLFGLSLGHKKGHIIRSIIEGVSFTMKWIADALEEYTKIDLIKIGGGGAKSYLWRQIISDIFEKKVVKTNVEEASALGAAILAGIAIGEYKSMEEATKELVKDEEEHEPILENVKIYKEIFKIFKEAYSSSREYCEKLLKIGIE
- a CDS encoding dihydrodipicolinate synthase family protein, which produces MIKRLEGVHAYLTTPFDKNDFMKINEEGFRRNISFLKDNNIKIITICGGTGEIWSLSINEHKKLLEIANEEKGNMFLIVGIPPGIKSALEISKYAQDIGVDTLLIFPPIGPITEDGIYEYYKKIINSIDLPIQIFATGSILQCNLSTFRKIIELENVISIKYEEKNLDNLASLMHIIDKEVAWISGIDYGTNTIRYYFELGIKGFTCGIASIIPKLPLELYEAAINKDWKKVHEIEEIIKPIYEFRKKYGWISVIKASLDILGLAGGIPRPPLKPLKENEINELKEILNKYSPYLK
- a CDS encoding carbohydrate ABC transporter permease codes for the protein MLAGYNLARFYYKGKQIVTYYILFAYIFPTFMLAIPLMVILKQIGLLNTLQGLIFVHLAYTLPYSTLMLRSYFSEIPIELEESALIDGCTRFMSFLRITLPLSAPGLVTSFVFAFTLSWNDLLFALVLLSSTELYTLPLEMNFFLWGGEIVDPVGLSAVAVFTGLVPVILYMVLQKYIIIGLVKGALKR
- a CDS encoding iron-containing alcohol dehydrogenase, translating into MLPIKNFEFRIPQRIIYGIGCYKKIIEVIKEMNSKNILLVTGKKVIETNYVKEIIESIKKMNINIEIFNEIPKEPEMDFVYNGLKIYEEKNCELIIAIGGGSILDTAKGIALLATNGGSLRDYEGLEKIPKPQAPLIAVPTTAGTGSEVTKFTVITDTERKRKMLIGSVNIIPKIAIVDPLLTISCCYNHCYC
- a CDS encoding aldo/keto reductase — encoded protein: MIKKKLGSTNLEVSIIGFGGIPISYLSLNEAIEVVKYAFNKGINFFDTARAYGDSEEKIGIALKDVREKCIIATKTHHKTKEEAAKKGLEISLSKLKTDRIDLVQLHGIDDENTLKKAISKNGSLAALKEAKRKGIIDFIGISSHNPEILCKALKTNEFDTVMVPFNLINRDAKRIFPLIKEMNIGLIVMKPFGGPLNERSLEMRKILNGDLYSSAKKALSFILKYEEVSTIIPGFSSKEEVDAAIKTVYF
- a CDS encoding ABC transporter ATP-binding protein — encoded protein: MSLNKYEMINNSSLLKIINLKKYFYVRTGIFKKKSVKAVDGVSLDIKSGETLGLVGESGSGKTTLGRCILRLIEPDSGKILYNGVDITQLKNMSSFRRKMQIVFQNPTASLNPRMRIGEIISEGIEFYKLCDRNEVVNYVLNLLEMVGLKPEHINRYPHELSDGQKQRVAIARALSVKPEFIILDEPTSALDLSIQAQILNLFKKLKMDFKLTYLFITHNLSIVDFMCDRVAVMYLGKIFEVGSTNKILDNPAHPYTYMLLSSLPSTDPDLRKIKKIVRGEAYIPIGFKGCRFYNRCPYTKEKCLKLEPILNPLDSNDRLVACHFPLV
- a CDS encoding ABC transporter ATP-binding protein, translating into MLELLKISNLKVYFETDEGEVKAVDGIDLEINEGETLGLVGESGCGKSTTGLAIMKLLPKNSKVSGKIMFLNEDLLSKNEEEMNQIRGNKISMIFQNPNTSLNPLMNVGFQIAEVLMFHKNMSKKDAYKEAAKLLEIVGMPEPEKTLRKYPHELSGGMKQRVVIAMALACKPKLVIADEPTTAVDVTIQAQILELMKELQREFNISILLISHDFGVIAEMCDRVAVMYAGKIVEKGSIKQIFKNPKHPYTIGLLKALPKRNVDWLATIPGIVPSLINPPKGCRFSNRCEYAMDKCIENNPELLEIEEGHLVACHLINMK